From a single Methanomicrobium sp. W14 genomic region:
- a CDS encoding ribose-phosphate diphosphokinase: MKILCNEKSQVLAGKTALATGLELVATDFKKFPDGELYLKTGKTDEETVIISSVTDSDSFIQTLLLADACEDSEVTLVLPYMGYARQDKRFNEGEAISARAIARALSEGVSRVYTINTHETDNLSFFRVPAEDLSLAPYMGEYIKTLGLDDPLILAPDAGAAVFAKSVAEKVHFDCDHLSKTRHSGTEVTMQPKELDASGRSVVIVDDIISTGGTLATASKMLMMQGAVSVHAACVHGVFSGGGYAKLYSAGVKSIVSSDTIESASSRISAAECIKNAVLS; encoded by the coding sequence ATGAAAATTCTCTGCAACGAAAAATCACAGGTTTTAGCCGGAAAAACGGCTTTGGCGACCGGGCTTGAGCTTGTCGCGACCGACTTTAAGAAGTTTCCGGACGGGGAGCTGTATTTAAAGACAGGAAAAACGGATGAAGAGACTGTAATCATTTCAAGTGTGACGGACAGTGATTCTTTTATCCAGACTCTTCTCCTTGCCGATGCATGTGAGGACTCAGAAGTGACGCTTGTATTGCCCTACATGGGATATGCAAGGCAGGACAAGAGGTTTAATGAGGGTGAGGCAATAAGTGCACGTGCGATTGCAAGGGCTCTTTCGGAAGGAGTCAGCAGGGTGTACACGATAAATACTCATGAAACGGACAACCTTTCGTTCTTCAGGGTGCCCGCAGAAGACCTCTCGCTGGCGCCTTATATGGGAGAATACATAAAAACTCTCGGCCTTGACGACCCCCTGATTCTTGCTCCTGATGCGGGTGCCGCCGTTTTTGCGAAATCTGTTGCCGAGAAGGTGCATTTTGACTGCGATCACTTAAGCAAGACGCGCCATTCCGGGACCGAGGTCACAATGCAGCCAAAGGAGCTTGATGCCTCCGGCAGGAGCGTCGTCATAGTTGATGACATAATATCGACAGGGGGAACGCTTGCAACTGCCTCAAAAATGCTTATGATGCAGGGTGCAGTCAGTGTCCATGCGGCATGCGTCCACGGGGTTTTTTCAGGCGGCGGGTATGCAAAGCTCTATTCTGCAGGAGTGAAATCCATAGTGTCAAGCGATACCATCGAATCGGCATCAAGCAGAATTTCAGCGGCTGAATGTATAAAAAATGCTGTACTTTCATAA
- a CDS encoding NOB1 family endonuclease yields MTVKILDSSFFFVDIPVEGNSFAVPSSVKSELKDLLAKSKFDAMEEKGLFVAEPSKNSRKKAEAAAEKSGDLGVLSQTDLDVVALALETGGEVVTDDYALSNTAQTLGITVIPLQQRAAKKRKWKFKCTGCGKYHDSPGFCDVCGAEIKRMFK; encoded by the coding sequence ATGACTGTAAAAATACTTGATTCATCATTTTTCTTCGTTGATATTCCTGTTGAGGGAAACTCTTTTGCCGTTCCGTCATCTGTTAAGTCTGAGCTTAAGGATTTACTGGCTAAATCAAAATTTGACGCCATGGAGGAGAAAGGCCTTTTTGTTGCGGAGCCTTCAAAAAATTCACGGAAAAAAGCCGAGGCAGCAGCTGAAAAATCCGGTGACCTCGGTGTTTTGTCGCAGACCGACCTTGATGTTGTAGCCCTTGCCCTCGAGACGGGTGGTGAAGTAGTAACAGACGACTATGCCCTGTCAAATACTGCACAAACACTTGGAATAACTGTCATTCCCCTGCAGCAGAGGGCGGCAAAAAAGAGAAAATGGAAATTTAAGTGTACAGGTTGCGGTAAATATCATGACAGCCCCGGTTTCTGCGATGTCTGCGGTGCAGAGATCAAAAGAATGTTTAAGTGA
- a CDS encoding orotate phosphoribosyltransferase-like protein — protein sequence MSSLDELIEKAKNLHSEGRSSSQIADEMSLSIETVTWLLTQQKGEKAAPKDIVIDWSSISGHADMLRDASLMLLKRFIHAQEESMPDECEENFPDVIIGVAHSGIPIAAMIASESDCLFTMFHPKKHATGDKPTGSLNSSFADVLGRKCLIVDDVITSGNTVAEAVSVVRNHGGIPIGICTLFDKLGISETAGVPVYSLVKVSRID from the coding sequence ATGTCATCCCTTGACGAACTTATTGAGAAGGCAAAGAATCTCCATTCCGAAGGGAGAAGTTCAAGCCAGATCGCTGACGAGATGAGTCTTTCAATAGAGACGGTGACATGGCTTTTGACCCAGCAGAAAGGTGAAAAAGCGGCACCAAAGGATATAGTAATAGACTGGTCGTCCATAAGCGGTCATGCGGACATGCTCAGGGATGCATCGCTGATGCTTCTCAAAAGATTTATTCATGCCCAGGAGGAGAGCATGCCTGACGAGTGCGAGGAAAATTTTCCAGACGTAATAATAGGAGTCGCACATTCGGGAATACCTATTGCAGCCATGATCGCAAGTGAATCAGACTGCCTCTTTACAATGTTTCACCCGAAAAAGCACGCAACGGGTGATAAGCCGACTGGTTCTCTCAACAGCAGTTTTGCAGACGTTTTGGGCAGGAAATGTCTTATCGTCGATGACGTGATAACGAGCGGAAATACTGTTGCAGAGGCAGTATCCGTCGTAAGAAACCATGGAGGTATACCTATAGGAATATGTACGCTCTTCGACAAACTTGGCATAAGCGAGACCGCCGGGGTGCCTGTATATTCTCTTGTGAAGGTGAGCAGAATAGACTGA
- a CDS encoding chemotaxis protein CheW — protein MSLIDVVVFEMNGTYYALDINLTREIVEFMEITPVPRMPEYIAGILNLRGEITKIINLNKVLEIPESHTGESRKIIILTSEESGGSRMGIIVDNVRSVIQIDGDAVEHMDDAITKEAYLKGIIKQKSDSEDDRLIIWIDLEKILSDLKIS, from the coding sequence ATGTCATTAATAGATGTCGTGGTATTCGAGATGAACGGCACATACTACGCACTTGATATAAATCTTACCCGTGAAATCGTTGAATTCATGGAGATTACTCCAGTTCCCCGTATGCCTGAGTACATTGCCGGAATACTCAATCTCAGGGGAGAGATAACGAAGATAATCAACCTGAACAAAGTACTCGAAATACCGGAAAGCCATACCGGGGAGAGCAGAAAAATAATCATTCTGACTTCTGAAGAGTCGGGCGGCTCCAGGATGGGTATTATAGTTGACAATGTGAGAAGCGTCATCCAGATAGACGGGGATGCGGTTGAGCACATGGATGATGCGATTACAAAGGAAGCTTATCTGAAGGGTATTATCAAGCAGAAGTCTGATTCCGAAGACGACAGGCTTATAATATGGATTGACCTGGAAAAAATCCTCTCAGACCTTAAGATAAGTTAG
- the thsA gene encoding thermosome subunit alpha produces the protein MLAGQPIVILRDNVEETSGMEAQHSNIMACKAIAGAVRTTLGPRGMDKMLVSPSGDVVITNDGATILHELSVEHPAAKMVVSVAEAQDDEVGDGTTTATIFIGALMEEAEILLKKGVHPTIIAKGYNLGMRKALEVLKENAISAGPENKDILVKVAETAVTGKSIESMRESITKIIVDAVLDVIQKDEAGKITVDEDDVRIKTIVGDSLDQAELVTGFVIDKTRCDVGMPKKVENAVIALISQPLEIKKTETKSKIKITSAEQVDAFSQKEKENLKVFADKIKASGANVVLCQKGIADAVQYFLSHENILAIQDVPEKDMKAFSRALGATIVTSVNDLDDSVFGNAELVEELKDIKATKFTGCKNGKTVSILIKGSNQIFVDELERAAYDGVRVVMDALEDGLFVVGAGAIDTELNLRISEYAPTVGGRIQLAIESFAKIFETIPNTLAENSGHDPIDILVDLKAEHSSGKKHAGVNVYTGKVADMYEGGVIEPMRVKKQAIESASETASLLIRVDDMMVSKSAAQMARSH, from the coding sequence ATGTTAGCAGGACAGCCAATAGTAATTTTACGTGATAATGTTGAGGAAACAAGCGGAATGGAGGCTCAGCACTCAAATATTATGGCATGCAAAGCCATAGCGGGTGCTGTAAGGACAACTCTAGGTCCGCGTGGTATGGATAAAATGCTTGTATCACCGTCAGGTGATGTGGTCATCACAAACGACGGAGCGACTATTCTTCATGAACTTTCTGTCGAGCACCCTGCAGCAAAGATGGTGGTATCGGTTGCAGAGGCCCAGGATGATGAAGTCGGAGACGGTACTACAACTGCGACCATCTTTATCGGGGCACTTATGGAAGAGGCCGAAATCCTCCTGAAAAAAGGAGTACATCCCACTATAATAGCAAAAGGATACAACCTCGGAATGCGGAAGGCTCTTGAGGTTTTAAAGGAGAACGCTATCAGTGCAGGCCCTGAAAACAAGGACATACTTGTAAAAGTTGCAGAGACGGCAGTTACCGGAAAGTCCATCGAGTCGATGAGGGAGAGCATTACAAAGATTATTGTCGATGCTGTTCTTGATGTTATCCAGAAAGATGAGGCAGGGAAGATAACCGTAGACGAGGATGACGTAAGAATAAAGACAATCGTCGGTGACAGCCTTGACCAGGCTGAGCTTGTAACCGGATTTGTAATCGACAAGACGCGTTGCGATGTTGGTATGCCAAAAAAGGTTGAAAATGCGGTAATCGCCCTGATTTCCCAGCCTCTTGAGATAAAGAAGACGGAAACAAAGTCTAAGATTAAGATAACGTCAGCCGAGCAGGTCGATGCTTTCTCCCAGAAGGAAAAGGAGAACCTGAAGGTCTTTGCCGACAAGATAAAGGCATCCGGTGCAAATGTTGTCCTGTGCCAGAAAGGCATCGCAGACGCTGTCCAGTACTTCCTTTCCCACGAGAATATCCTTGCAATCCAGGACGTTCCTGAAAAGGACATGAAGGCATTCTCACGTGCCCTCGGTGCAACTATTGTAACCTCTGTCAATGACCTTGATGACTCCGTATTCGGAAACGCGGAGCTTGTAGAGGAATTAAAGGATATCAAGGCAACGAAGTTCACGGGCTGCAAAAACGGAAAGACCGTGAGTATTCTCATAAAGGGATCAAACCAGATATTCGTAGACGAGCTCGAACGTGCGGCATACGACGGTGTGCGTGTGGTGATGGACGCACTCGAAGACGGTCTTTTCGTCGTCGGTGCAGGAGCTATTGACACCGAATTAAATCTTAGGATTTCAGAGTATGCACCTACGGTCGGCGGAAGGATTCAGCTTGCAATCGAGTCGTTTGCAAAAATATTCGAGACAATTCCAAACACCCTTGCTGAAAACTCCGGTCATGACCCGATAGACATACTTGTGGACTTAAAGGCAGAGCATTCATCAGGCAAAAAGCATGCAGGAGTCAATGTATACACAGGAAAAGTCGCCGACATGTATGAAGGCGGCGTAATCGAGCCGATGCGTGTAAAAAAGCAGGCAATTGAGAGTGCGTCAGAGACAGCGTCTCTTTTAATCCGTGTGGACGACATGATGGTCTCAAAGTCGGCTGCACAGATGGCAAGAAGTCACTGA
- a CDS encoding Ig-like domain-containing protein → MIKKEIMAFLMLLSVAAALCIPASAISADLFTKDKNVLSGGKACIVATVTDENGNPVSGRNVYFFNNARTGDFSADEVIGQVETDEDGIAVLNVSLIYDGENTGNVFLGCATYDDETGLNSFSSHIMITVTNPDPYYEETED, encoded by the coding sequence ATGATAAAAAAAGAAATTATGGCATTTTTAATGCTCTTATCCGTTGCAGCTGCACTTTGCATACCGGCTTCTGCGATATCGGCGGACCTGTTTACAAAGGACAAAAACGTCCTGAGTGGTGGCAAAGCCTGCATCGTAGCAACAGTTACAGATGAAAACGGAAATCCCGTTTCAGGCAGGAACGTTTATTTTTTCAATAATGCCAGAACCGGAGATTTCAGCGCTGACGAGGTAATCGGACAGGTCGAAACAGATGAAGACGGTATTGCAGTACTGAATGTTTCCCTAATTTATGACGGGGAGAATACCGGAAATGTATTTTTGGGGTGCGCCACGTACGACGATGAAACAGGACTGAATTCTTTTTCATCTCATATAATGATAACAGTAACAAATCCGGACCCTTATTATGAAGAAACTGAAGATTAG
- the ilvC gene encoding ketol-acid reductoisomerase: protein MMEKYYESDADLGNISGKKIAVIGYGSQGRGQSLNLKDSGLNVIIGIRPGKSKELAVKDGFEVFDVCDAAKSADIIMILTPDETQAAIYKKEIMPYLSEGKCLMFSHGFNIHYNQIVPPANVDVIMVAPKGPGHMVRRTFEEGNGVPALIAVAQDYTGDAKKTALAYAKGIGATRAVVLETTFREETETDLFGEQAVLCGGVTSLIKAGFETLVGAGYAPEMAYLEVLHEMKLIVDLIYEGGFTNMRSSISNTAKYGDLTRGPRVIGEESYEAMEEILSEIQSGEFAKEWMLENLVNRPVFNALTRDAEGHLIEKVGAEIRSMMPQFKKD, encoded by the coding sequence ATGATGGAAAAATACTATGAATCCGACGCGGATCTTGGAAACATCTCAGGCAAAAAGATAGCTGTAATCGGATACGGTTCACAGGGAAGAGGACAGTCCTTAAACCTTAAGGACAGCGGCCTCAACGTCATTATAGGCATAAGACCAGGCAAGAGCAAAGAGCTGGCTGTAAAAGACGGTTTCGAGGTATTCGATGTCTGCGACGCCGCAAAATCCGCTGACATCATCATGATCCTTACCCCGGACGAGACGCAGGCTGCAATATACAAAAAAGAAATAATGCCTTACCTTTCGGAAGGCAAATGCCTTATGTTCTCACACGGCTTCAATATCCACTACAACCAGATTGTACCGCCGGCAAACGTCGACGTAATCATGGTAGCCCCGAAAGGACCTGGCCACATGGTAAGAAGGACCTTTGAGGAAGGAAATGGGGTTCCTGCACTCATTGCAGTTGCACAGGACTATACAGGAGACGCAAAGAAGACAGCCCTTGCATACGCAAAGGGAATCGGTGCCACACGTGCCGTAGTTCTTGAGACGACGTTCAGGGAAGAGACGGAAACCGACCTGTTCGGAGAACAGGCAGTACTATGCGGAGGAGTCACATCACTCATCAAGGCTGGTTTTGAGACGCTTGTCGGTGCAGGATACGCTCCTGAGATGGCATACCTGGAAGTCCTGCACGAGATGAAGCTTATCGTCGACCTGATATACGAGGGCGGGTTCACAAACATGCGCAGCTCAATCTCAAACACCGCAAAGTATGGCGACCTCACACGCGGCCCGCGTGTAATCGGCGAGGAGTCCTACGAAGCAATGGAGGAAATACTAAGTGAAATCCAGTCAGGTGAATTCGCAAAGGAGTGGATGCTTGAGAATCTGGTAAACAGACCTGTCTTCAACGCCCTGACCCGCGATGCCGAGGGACACCTGATAGAGAAAGTCGGTGCTGAAATTCGCTCAATGATGCCGCAGTTCAAAAAGGACTGA
- a CDS encoding 2-isopropylmalate synthase yields MGLEKSLQKWQIAFFGDKGTDYSGKRVTIFDTTLRDGEQTPGVSFTLEQKISIARQLSDLGVDVIEAGFPASSEGEADTVKRICEEGIRPKVCGLARAVKSDVDSCIDTGVDMVHVFIPTSKIQRENTIRKTHAQVLDITGDIVSYAKENFGQVMFSPMDATRTDIKELIEVCRTADAAGADIINIPDTVGVCIPSAMKPLIAAIRENVKCGIDVHCHNDFGLATANTVAAVEGGADQVQVTVNGIGERAGNADIAQTVMIMKSVLGIETGICTEKLVETSRLVSRYSQIAVPPIQPVVGENAFSHESGIHSHGIISNPSTFEPGVMTPEMVGHKRRLKLGKHVGKHAVRQMLEDAGIKTDDEQLDMIILRIKEISGRGKKVTESDLFEISDSITGIHPASKTIVLDDISIFTGNHAIPTASVKAVVRGNKMVCSKTGDGPVDAAMKALLAIAPGHVDLKTYQVEAISGGSEALGCVTIEVEDPKGRIFDASASNSDIVIASAEAMVNALNVVYRADEPGR; encoded by the coding sequence ATGGGATTGGAGAAGTCACTGCAAAAGTGGCAGATCGCTTTCTTTGGCGATAAAGGTACAGACTATTCAGGAAAAAGAGTGACTATTTTTGACACCACACTACGTGATGGTGAACAGACTCCCGGAGTGTCATTCACACTGGAGCAGAAGATAAGTATCGCCCGTCAGCTTTCTGACCTGGGCGTTGATGTCATTGAAGCGGGTTTTCCGGCATCATCCGAGGGTGAAGCTGATACTGTAAAAAGGATATGCGAAGAGGGTATCCGCCCGAAAGTCTGTGGACTTGCGAGGGCTGTTAAATCTGACGTCGACAGCTGTATTGATACCGGTGTCGACATGGTGCATGTTTTCATACCGACCTCCAAAATCCAGAGGGAAAACACCATCAGAAAGACTCATGCGCAGGTCCTTGACATTACAGGCGATATTGTATCGTATGCAAAGGAAAACTTCGGCCAGGTGATGTTCTCGCCTATGGACGCCACGAGAACCGACATAAAAGAGCTTATTGAGGTATGCAGGACAGCTGATGCAGCCGGAGCGGATATCATAAACATACCCGACACTGTAGGGGTATGCATACCATCGGCCATGAAACCCCTTATTGCAGCAATAAGAGAAAACGTAAAGTGCGGAATCGACGTCCACTGCCACAACGACTTCGGCCTTGCTACAGCAAACACGGTTGCAGCGGTAGAAGGCGGTGCCGACCAGGTCCAGGTGACCGTGAACGGTATAGGCGAAAGAGCTGGAAACGCGGATATAGCGCAGACAGTAATGATAATGAAATCCGTTCTCGGCATTGAAACAGGCATCTGCACGGAAAAGCTTGTCGAAACGTCAAGACTTGTTTCAAGATATTCACAGATTGCAGTACCTCCTATTCAGCCTGTAGTTGGCGAAAACGCGTTTTCGCATGAAAGCGGCATTCACTCTCACGGTATTATCTCAAACCCGAGCACTTTTGAGCCGGGTGTAATGACTCCGGAGATGGTAGGTCACAAAAGGCGCCTGAAGCTTGGAAAACATGTCGGAAAGCATGCAGTAAGGCAGATGCTTGAAGACGCAGGCATAAAAACCGATGACGAGCAGCTCGACATGATTATACTGAGAATCAAAGAGATCTCAGGCCGCGGCAAAAAAGTCACCGAGTCAGACCTGTTTGAAATCTCCGACAGCATAACCGGAATTCACCCGGCTTCAAAGACGATTGTGCTGGACGACATATCCATATTTACAGGAAACCACGCAATACCGACTGCAAGCGTAAAGGCCGTTGTCAGGGGCAACAAAATGGTATGCTCAAAGACAGGCGACGGACCTGTAGATGCGGCGATGAAAGCGCTGCTTGCGATAGCACCCGGACACGTTGACTTAAAGACCTACCAGGTCGAGGCCATATCCGGTGGAAGCGAGGCACTGGGTTGTGTCACAATTGAAGTGGAGGACCCGAAAGGAAGAATTTTCGACGCGAGCGCCTCAAACTCAGATATTGTGATAGCCTCTGCCGAAGCTATGGTTAACGCCCTGAATGTGGTCTACAGGGCCGATGAACCCGGCAGATAA
- a CDS encoding 2-isopropylmalate synthase, with protein sequence MSALFANKKIRFLDTTLRDGEQTPGVSLTPEQKLKIAVELSAIGVDVIEAGSAVASEGEREAVRVISDAGLKSEICTYSRAVKGDIDIAADCGADSVHLVVPVSDLHITKKLCKTREQVYKMAMDSVAYAKERGLIVELSGEDASRADQKYLSDLFRNATETGADRLCFCDTVGLLTPEKLPGIIPHLCFAPLSIHCHNDFGLATANTVAALKAGASCAHTTINGLGERAGNTSFEEVVMTLERLYGYDTGIDAKKIYSLSTLVSQSTKIPLAVNKPVVGAMAFTHESGIHANGLLKDTSTYEPMPPETVGRKRRIVLGKHSGTSSVKAALGDLGYNPGEKQLAEIVARVKKVGDKGMRVTDADVMAIADSVMLLECKPVIQIDQFTVVSGSKAIPTASVTMVADGRKVTGAATGTGPVDAALNVLEQSVAMLGDIKLEEFHVDAINGGTDAVVDVTVKLRKDGRVITSRGADTDIIEASVAAVVAGMNRLLRQNDENRSGTTD encoded by the coding sequence GTGAGTGCTTTATTTGCTAATAAAAAAATTCGTTTCCTTGACACGACACTCCGTGACGGGGAACAGACGCCCGGCGTGTCACTGACACCGGAACAGAAGCTGAAGATAGCAGTGGAGCTTTCCGCAATCGGCGTTGACGTCATTGAAGCGGGGTCTGCTGTTGCATCTGAAGGCGAGAGGGAAGCTGTAAGGGTAATATCGGATGCAGGCCTTAAGTCCGAAATCTGCACGTATTCAAGGGCCGTCAAAGGTGATATAGACATTGCCGCCGACTGTGGTGCAGACTCTGTACATCTCGTGGTTCCTGTATCTGATCTTCATATCACGAAAAAGCTTTGCAAGACACGCGAACAGGTCTATAAAATGGCGATGGATTCTGTCGCCTATGCCAAAGAAAGAGGCCTGATCGTAGAGCTTTCCGGAGAGGACGCATCGCGGGCCGATCAAAAATATCTTTCTGACCTTTTCAGAAACGCAACAGAGACCGGAGCCGACAGGCTGTGTTTCTGTGATACCGTCGGTCTTCTGACGCCTGAAAAGCTGCCCGGAATTATACCGCACTTATGCTTTGCTCCTCTGAGCATACACTGCCACAACGATTTCGGTCTTGCTACCGCAAATACGGTTGCGGCCCTTAAGGCTGGGGCTTCCTGTGCACATACGACGATAAACGGCCTGGGCGAAAGAGCCGGGAATACCTCTTTTGAAGAGGTTGTAATGACTCTCGAGAGGCTTTACGGGTATGATACCGGAATCGATGCGAAGAAGATATATTCGCTTTCTACTCTTGTTTCGCAGTCGACGAAGATACCTCTTGCCGTGAACAAGCCTGTAGTCGGCGCAATGGCTTTTACACACGAGAGCGGAATCCACGCTAACGGCCTTTTGAAGGACACGTCGACTTATGAGCCTATGCCTCCCGAAACCGTCGGGAGAAAGAGGCGTATAGTTCTGGGGAAGCATTCGGGGACATCTTCGGTTAAGGCTGCCCTGGGTGATCTGGGTTATAATCCCGGGGAAAAACAGCTTGCCGAAATTGTTGCACGTGTCAAAAAGGTCGGCGACAAAGGCATGAGGGTTACCGATGCCGATGTTATGGCAATAGCAGATTCAGTTATGCTCCTTGAATGCAAACCCGTGATACAAATTGACCAGTTCACGGTCGTGAGCGGAAGCAAAGCAATACCGACCGCATCTGTTACCATGGTTGCAGACGGCAGAAAGGTTACAGGGGCAGCTACAGGGACGGGACCGGTTGACGCGGCTTTAAACGTTCTTGAACAGTCGGTCGCGATGCTCGGGGACATAAAGCTTGAGGAGTTTCATGTCGATGCCATAAACGGCGGGACTGATGCCGTTGTCGATGTTACGGTGAAACTCCGGAAGGACGGAAGGGTAATAACTTCCAGAGGCGCAGATACAGACATAATTGAGGCAAGTGTTGCGGCCGTTGTGGCCGGTATGAACAGATTATTGAGGCAGAATGATGAAAACAGGAGCGGCACTACTGATTGA
- the ilvB gene encoding biosynthetic-type acetolactate synthase large subunit, with product MKTGAALLIDSLKEEGVKVIFGYPGGSVLPVYDELYDSDLRHILVRHEQAAVHAADGYARASGKVGVCLSTSGPGACNLVSGIATANMDSVPVVALTGQVPTGMLGNDAFQESDITGITMPVTKHNYLVKDAKEIKRVVSSAFHIAGTGRKGPVLIDLPKDVLTQAVDPKDVLSKDAELRGYKPTLKGHSRQIKKALDMIYEAKKPLVYAGGGVISSGASEELKEFAELFCIPVTTTLMGLGAIPCDHPLNLGMLGMHGTEYANYAVTECDLLIAVGARFDDRVTGNIKYFAPNAKIIHMDIDPAEIGKNVCPDVPIVGDAKLVLSELCKMAEKKGCFCEPWVKQVKTWRENHPLAIADDGKLHPQYVIRKLSEILDSGGIIVSEVGQNQMWAAQHYGFRRPRQWISSGGLGTMGFGFPAAIGACFAKPGETVVVIAGDGSFQMNIQELGTVAQYEVPLKMVILDNMYLGMVRQWQELFYDRRYSYTELPPVDFVGIAKAYGIKGMLVDSVKEVEPALRKAVDYEGPYLLDFRIEREENVFPMVPAGAAISEMIGKHCKNAGEP from the coding sequence ATGAAAACAGGAGCGGCACTACTGATTGACAGCTTAAAAGAGGAAGGCGTGAAAGTGATATTCGGGTACCCGGGTGGGTCAGTCCTGCCGGTATACGATGAGCTTTATGATTCAGACCTCAGGCACATCCTTGTAAGGCACGAGCAGGCTGCTGTACATGCGGCCGACGGCTATGCAAGGGCAAGCGGAAAGGTCGGAGTGTGCCTGTCTACTTCAGGCCCCGGAGCATGCAACCTTGTGTCGGGAATAGCGACAGCAAATATGGACTCTGTTCCGGTCGTTGCACTGACAGGGCAGGTCCCTACAGGAATGCTTGGAAATGACGCCTTTCAGGAGTCTGACATAACAGGGATTACTATGCCTGTTACGAAGCATAACTACCTTGTAAAGGACGCAAAAGAGATTAAAAGAGTTGTCAGTTCGGCGTTTCATATCGCAGGAACGGGTAGAAAAGGCCCTGTATTAATAGACCTTCCCAAGGACGTTCTGACTCAGGCCGTCGACCCAAAAGACGTCCTTTCAAAAGACGCCGAGCTTCGCGGGTACAAACCGACGCTGAAAGGCCATTCCAGGCAGATAAAAAAGGCCCTTGACATGATATACGAAGCGAAGAAGCCTCTTGTATACGCCGGCGGAGGTGTCATATCATCAGGAGCGTCAGAAGAGCTTAAGGAATTTGCAGAGCTTTTCTGCATTCCCGTTACGACTACGCTGATGGGGCTCGGGGCCATTCCGTGCGATCATCCTTTAAATCTTGGGATGCTTGGTATGCACGGGACCGAATACGCAAACTATGCGGTCACCGAGTGCGACCTACTGATTGCGGTCGGGGCAAGGTTTGACGACAGGGTAACTGGAAATATCAAATATTTCGCTCCTAATGCCAAAATAATCCACATGGATATAGACCCGGCCGAAATTGGGAAGAACGTATGTCCTGATGTCCCAATTGTAGGCGACGCGAAGCTTGTTTTATCAGAACTCTGCAAAATGGCCGAAAAAAAGGGATGCTTCTGTGAACCCTGGGTTAAACAGGTCAAAACATGGCGTGAAAACCACCCGCTTGCAATTGCAGACGACGGAAAGCTTCACCCGCAGTATGTTATAAGAAAGCTGTCGGAAATCCTTGACAGCGGCGGGATAATCGTAAGCGAGGTCGGCCAGAACCAGATGTGGGCTGCGCAGCACTACGGTTTCAGGAGGCCGAGGCAGTGGATAAGCTCAGGGGGTCTCGGCACTATGGGATTTGGATTTCCAGCAGCAATCGGCGCCTGCTTTGCAAAGCCCGGGGAGACTGTCGTTGTCATTGCAGGCGACGGGAGCTTCCAGATGAATATACAGGAGCTTGGAACGGTGGCACAGTATGAAGTGCCCCTGAAAATGGTAATCCTGGACAATATGTACCTCGGCATGGTCAGGCAGTGGCAGGAGCTCTTCTACGACCGGAGATATTCGTATACAGAGCTTCCTCCCGTGGACTTTGTCGGAATCGCAAAAGCTTACGGGATAAAAGGTATGTTGGTGGATTCTGTGAAAGAAGTGGAACCGGCCCTGAGAAAGGCTGTGGACTATGAAGGCCCGTATCTTCTTGATTTCAGGATAGAACGCGAGGAGAACGTATTCCCTATGGTCCCGGCAGGGGCCGCCATAAGCGAGATGATAGGAAAGCACTGCAAAAATGCGGGTGAGCCATGA
- the ilvN gene encoding acetolactate synthase small subunit, giving the protein MNQHILSVLVENKSGVLARVSGLFSRRGFNIESLAVGTCETPDMSRITIVVDGDDTHIEQVKKQLNKLIDVIKITDITENEHVERELSLIKVHADPGIQRSEIMQVAGIFRANIIDVSQKALVLEITGDSEKILAIKDLLEPYGIIELVRTGRVALQRG; this is encoded by the coding sequence ATGAATCAGCATATATTAAGTGTGCTCGTCGAGAACAAGTCCGGTGTCCTTGCAAGAGTTTCGGGACTTTTCTCGAGAAGAGGGTTTAACATAGAAAGTCTTGCTGTCGGGACATGCGAAACACCGGATATGAGCCGGATTACAATCGTTGTAGACGGTGATGATACACATATAGAGCAGGTGAAAAAACAGCTCAATAAGCTTATAGACGTCATAAAAATAACTGATATCACTGAAAACGAGCATGTCGAGCGTGAACTTTCACTGATAAAAGTCCATGCCGACCCCGGCATTCAGCGTTCCGAAATTATGCAGGTCGCAGGGATATTCAGGGCGAACATAATTGATGTCTCACAAAAGGCGCTTGTCCTTGAGATAACAGGAGATTCTGAGAAGATCCTTGCAATAAAAGACCTTCTTGAGCCTTACGGGATAATTGAGCTTGTGAGAACCGGAAGGGTCGCTTTACAGAGAGGATAG